The Euphorbia lathyris chromosome 3, ddEupLath1.1, whole genome shotgun sequence genome contains a region encoding:
- the LOC136223882 gene encoding histone H2B-like, which translates to MAPKAAEKKLADKKLAEEKKAEKAPEEKKQRAGKKLSKESGATDKKKKPSKKSVESYKMYIFKVLKQVHPDIGISSKAMGIMNSFINDIFENLAQESSRLARYNKKPTITSREIQTAARLVLPAELARHAVSEGTKAVTKFTNS; encoded by the coding sequence ATGGCACCCAAGGCAGCAGAAAAGAAGCTGGCAGACAAGAAACTGGCCGAGGAGAAGAAGGCCGAGAAAGCACCGGAAGAGAAAAAGCAGAGAGCAGGAAAGAAATTGTCTAAGGAAAGTGGAGCCACtgacaagaagaagaagccatccAAGAAGAGTGTTGAGAGTTATAAGATGTACATCTTCAAGGTTCTGAAGCAGGTTCATCCTGATATTGGAATCTCCAGCAAGGCTATGGGGATTATGAACAGCTTCATCAATGATATCTTCGAGAACCTGGCTCAGGAATCTTCTCGTCTGGCTAGGTACAACAAGAAGCCGACAATTACCTCTCGGGAGATCCAGACCGCAGCGAGACTTGTTTTGCCTGCAGAATTGGCAAGGCATGCCGTATCCGAAGGTACCAAGGCTGTTACCAAGTTCACAAATTCTTAG